The following are from one region of the Littorina saxatilis isolate snail1 linkage group LG2, US_GU_Lsax_2.0, whole genome shotgun sequence genome:
- the LOC138958489 gene encoding SPARC-like: MKLWLLALLLLGVLLSAAMAEQHPRDRRSANHFADMEEDDDDDDDGDDEDEYAEEEVDVAQKEQQQKEIINPCTEKVCRRGELCTVDKKHRAKCICIPQCETPPPDDNRYQVCSKRNVTYQSECELDRDHCLCRRRQDGCSRPGIGKIRLDYYGPCQDLTPCSDREFKEFPGRMREWLFVVMQQMAQRAEIPDYLDLLEKARHEGNHSHAVIWKFCDLDQDPHDRFVTRRELMYTVQSLKALEHCLIPFLDQCDANADGQITLKEWGTCLGLQRDSIRDECKTIRRAAGREEK; encoded by the exons ATGAAGTTGTGGTTGTTGGCGCTGCTGTTGCTGGGGGTGTTGCTGTCAGCAGCTATGGCCGAACAG CATCCGAGAGACAGGCGATCAGCGAACCATTTTGCCGATATGGAAGAG gacgatgacgacgatgacgatggcGATGACGAGGACGAGTATGCAGAGGAGGAGGTGGACGTTgcacaaaaagaacaacagcaaaAGGAGATAATAA ACCCGTGTACGGAGAAGGTGTGTCGTCGCGGCGAGCTGTGTACTGTGGACAAAAAGCACAGGGCAAAGTGCATCTGTATTCCCCAGTGTGAAACGCCGCCACCTGATGACAACAGGTACCAG GTGTGCAGCAAGCGTAACGTGACGTATCAGTCGGAGTGTGAGCTGGACCGTGACCACTGCCTGTGCAGACGCCGCCAAGACGGATGTTCCAGACCCGGCATTGGCAAGATCCGCCTCGACTACTATGGGCCCTGCCAGG ACCTGACGCCCTGCTCTGACCGCGAGTTCAAGGAGTTCCCGGGCAGGATGAGGGAGTGGCTCTTCGTCGTCATGCAGCAGATG GCGCAGAGAGCTGAGATCCCTGACTACCTTGACCTTCTGGAGAAAGCGCGTCACGAGGGCAACCATTCTCATGCCGTCATCTGGAAgttctgtgaccttgaccaggACCCACATGACAG ATTCGTGACTCGCCGTGAGCTGATGTACACCGTCCAGTCCCTGAAGGCGCTGGAGCACTGCCTCATCCCCTTCCTGGACCAGTGTGACGCCAACGCTGACGGCCAGATCACCCTCAAGGAGTGGGGAACCTGTCTGGGACTTCAACGAG ATTCAATCCGAGATGAGTGCAAGACAATCAGAAGGGCAGCTGGACGAGAGGAGAAGTAG